A window of the Streptomyces griseochromogenes genome harbors these coding sequences:
- a CDS encoding HAD family hydrolase has translation MRHDLIIFDNDGVLVDSEPISNRLLAAYLTELGHPTSYEESIRDYMGSAMHRIHDLVLERTGRRLPEDFDDVFHARVFAAFERELKPVPGADDVLEKLAADGVPYCVASSGSHERIRVGHRTTGLDRWFAAERLFSSQDVGRGKPAPDLFLYAAERMGVAPERCAVVEDSPLGVQAAVAAGMHVYGFTAMTSAERLTGANQLISSMGELADLLV, from the coding sequence ATGCGCCATGACCTGATCATCTTCGACAACGACGGTGTCCTGGTGGACAGCGAGCCGATCTCCAACCGGCTGCTGGCCGCCTATCTGACCGAGCTGGGGCACCCGACCTCGTACGAGGAGTCCATCCGGGACTACATGGGTTCGGCGATGCACCGGATCCACGACCTCGTCCTGGAGCGGACCGGGCGGCGGCTGCCCGAGGACTTCGACGATGTCTTCCATGCGCGGGTCTTCGCGGCGTTCGAGCGGGAGTTGAAGCCCGTGCCCGGCGCCGACGACGTGCTGGAGAAACTCGCCGCGGACGGGGTGCCGTACTGTGTGGCGTCCTCCGGGAGCCATGAGCGGATCCGGGTGGGGCACCGGACGACGGGGCTCGACCGGTGGTTCGCCGCGGAGAGGCTCTTCAGCTCGCAGGACGTGGGACGGGGCAAGCCGGCGCCCGATCTGTTCCTGTACGCCGCCGAGCGGATGGGTGTGGCTCCGGAACGGTGCGCGGTCGTGGAGGACTCTCCCCTGGGCGTGCAGGCGGCCGTGGCGGCCGGAATGCACGTGTACGGGTTCACCGCGATGACGTCGGCGGAGCGGCTCACCGGGGCGAACCAACTCATATCCAGCATGGGAGAGTTGGCTGACCTGCTGGTATGA
- a CDS encoding VC0807 family protein — MTKNAGAQGRSKNQQQPSVLDNFKPLILDVAVPLGSYYLFKYGFGMSTFAALAWSSVVPALRTVWGLVKERRTNALAGLILIVNIVSLLLSFVSGDPRLMLAKDSGISSTVAIGILVSVVLGKPMMTAGMKPFLLKGDAEKETAWERLMSGAAAGSAAFVRKERAFSVVWGVALLAECIARIVGAYTIPVDTMVWLGTVFLIGAMAIAFVVGGGLAVEPMEKMLAAEVEAHKAGTPEVAVAA; from the coding sequence ATGACGAAGAACGCGGGGGCCCAGGGCCGGAGCAAGAACCAGCAGCAGCCGAGCGTGCTGGACAACTTCAAGCCCCTGATCCTGGATGTGGCGGTGCCGCTCGGCTCGTACTACCTCTTCAAGTACGGCTTCGGGATGAGCACCTTCGCGGCGCTCGCCTGGAGCAGCGTGGTGCCGGCGCTGCGGACCGTGTGGGGCCTGGTCAAGGAGCGGAGGACCAACGCCCTGGCCGGCCTGATCCTGATCGTCAACATCGTCTCGCTGCTGCTGAGCTTCGTCTCCGGGGACCCGAGGCTGATGCTCGCCAAGGACAGCGGGATCAGCAGCACGGTCGCGATCGGGATCCTGGTCTCCGTCGTACTCGGGAAGCCGATGATGACCGCCGGCATGAAGCCCTTCCTGCTGAAGGGGGACGCGGAGAAGGAGACCGCCTGGGAGCGGCTGATGTCGGGGGCGGCCGCCGGATCCGCGGCCTTCGTGCGTAAGGAGCGGGCGTTCTCCGTCGTCTGGGGTGTGGCCCTGCTCGCCGAGTGCATCGCGCGGATCGTGGGCGCGTACACCATCCCCGTGGACACCATGGTGTGGCTCGGCACGGTCTTCCTGATCGGTGCGATGGCGATCGCCTTCGTCGTCGGCGGCGGCCTGGCCGTCGAGCCGATGGAGAAGATGCTGGCCGCCGAGGTCGAGGCCCACAAGGCCGGGACGCCCGAGGTCGCCGTCGCCGCCTGA
- a CDS encoding MFS transporter, whose protein sequence is MTDVLRRGRASLAFSFFAQGAGFALLVTRIPAIQDRYGISDALLPVFLAAVPILAGVGSVTTEQLVKRVRPSRLLRWSQPVVLLALVGVGAGGQLAELAVALGVFGLAVGALDASMNMLGVSLQRTYGRSIMLSFHAAYSLGGIVGASLAWAGAHWHLALWVSYLPVAAVLLPATLAGSRWYVDGDPAPVAEEPGARGAVVFRLLLPLCLVMTFAYIGDSTVSNWSAKYLKDVLGSSEQLATVPYNVYMVTTLVGRAIGDFGVRRFGAVAVVRLGALVAAGGFAVVSVAPDASVGMLGFTLLGLGLCVLVPQTFAAAGRLFPGASDAAIARLNIFNYVGFLVGSPLVGALGDVWSYRGAMLVPMVLVLVTLVYARSFAAQPDRYGGGHERPRTADVGRGSNGL, encoded by the coding sequence ATGACTGATGTGCTGCGGCGCGGTAGGGCCTCGTTGGCGTTCAGCTTCTTCGCCCAGGGCGCCGGCTTCGCGTTGCTGGTGACGCGCATTCCGGCCATCCAGGACCGGTACGGCATCTCGGACGCGTTGTTGCCGGTCTTCCTGGCCGCCGTGCCGATCCTCGCCGGAGTCGGCAGCGTGACGACCGAGCAACTGGTCAAGCGGGTACGGCCCAGTCGGCTGCTGCGCTGGTCCCAGCCGGTGGTGCTGCTGGCGCTGGTGGGCGTGGGGGCGGGCGGGCAGCTTGCCGAGCTGGCCGTGGCCCTCGGTGTGTTCGGACTGGCGGTCGGTGCGCTGGACGCCTCCATGAACATGCTCGGGGTGAGCCTGCAGCGGACGTACGGGCGCAGCATCATGCTGAGCTTTCACGCCGCCTACAGCCTGGGCGGGATCGTGGGCGCCTCGCTGGCGTGGGCGGGCGCGCACTGGCATCTGGCGCTGTGGGTGTCGTACCTGCCGGTGGCGGCGGTGCTGCTGCCGGCGACGCTGGCGGGGAGCCGGTGGTACGTCGACGGGGATCCGGCGCCGGTGGCCGAGGAGCCGGGGGCGCGCGGGGCCGTCGTGTTCCGGCTGCTGCTGCCGCTCTGCCTGGTGATGACCTTCGCGTACATCGGGGACTCGACCGTCTCCAACTGGAGCGCGAAGTATCTGAAGGACGTGCTGGGCAGTTCCGAGCAGCTGGCGACCGTGCCGTACAACGTGTACATGGTGACCACGCTGGTGGGGCGGGCCATCGGGGACTTCGGGGTACGGCGGTTCGGGGCGGTGGCGGTCGTGCGGCTCGGGGCGCTGGTGGCGGCCGGCGGGTTCGCGGTGGTGTCCGTGGCGCCGGACGCGTCGGTCGGCATGCTCGGGTTCACCCTGCTGGGGCTGGGGCTGTGTGTGCTGGTGCCGCAGACGTTCGCGGCGGCGGGGCGTCTGTTCCCGGGTGCGTCGGATGCCGCGATCGCACGCCTCAACATCTTCAATTACGTCGGCTTCCTGGTCGGTTCCCCGTTGGTCGGGGCGCTCGGGGACGTCTGGAGCTACCGGGGCGCCATGCTGGTGCCGATGGTGTTGGTGCTGGTGACGCTGGTGTACGCCAGGTCGTTCGCGGCTCAACCGGACCGATACGGTGGCGGGCATGAGCGGCCGCGCACAGCTGATGTGGGACGAGGCAGTAACGGGCTATGA
- a CDS encoding acetoin utilization protein AcuC — MSGRAQLMWDEAVTGYDFGPDHPMDPVRLELTRKLVGAFGLDREMGVVAAKPAGESTLRLVHREDYIAAVKAASADPRSADGSYGLGTVDDPAFAGMHEVSALIAGQSVGAAEAVWRGDVDHAVNFAGGMHHAMPGGAAGFCIYNDASLAIARLLELGAERVAYVDVDVHHGDGVQAAFWEDPRVLTISLHEHPRTLFPQTGWPEETGAGAGEGAAVNVALPAGTGDAGWVRAFHAVVPELLAEFRPQVLVSQHGADTHFEDPLAHLAVSLDAQRAVQVACHELAHEYADGKWVALGGGGYAVVDVVPRSWTHLVGIAAGREIAPGTVIPEGWRQEVFARTRQLAPQRMTDGRWPVSFASWESGYDPADRLDQALLATRRAAFPLRGLLP; from the coding sequence ATGAGCGGCCGCGCACAGCTGATGTGGGACGAGGCAGTAACGGGCTATGACTTCGGGCCGGACCATCCGATGGATCCGGTCCGGCTGGAGCTGACCCGGAAACTGGTGGGTGCCTTCGGGCTCGACCGGGAGATGGGTGTCGTCGCGGCGAAACCGGCCGGGGAGTCGACACTGCGGCTGGTCCACCGGGAGGACTACATCGCCGCCGTGAAGGCGGCCTCGGCGGATCCGCGGTCGGCCGACGGGTCGTACGGGCTCGGTACGGTGGACGATCCCGCGTTCGCCGGGATGCACGAGGTGTCCGCGCTGATCGCGGGGCAGTCGGTGGGGGCGGCGGAGGCGGTGTGGCGGGGGGACGTCGACCACGCCGTGAACTTCGCCGGCGGGATGCATCACGCGATGCCCGGCGGCGCGGCGGGGTTCTGCATCTACAACGACGCGTCCCTGGCCATCGCGCGGCTGCTGGAGCTGGGGGCCGAGCGCGTCGCCTATGTGGACGTCGACGTGCATCACGGGGACGGGGTCCAGGCCGCCTTCTGGGAGGATCCGCGGGTTCTGACGATCTCGCTGCACGAGCATCCTCGTACGTTGTTCCCGCAGACCGGGTGGCCCGAGGAGACCGGGGCCGGGGCCGGCGAAGGGGCGGCCGTGAACGTGGCGCTGCCTGCGGGGACCGGGGACGCCGGGTGGGTGCGGGCGTTCCACGCGGTGGTGCCGGAGCTGCTCGCCGAGTTCCGGCCGCAGGTGCTGGTCTCGCAGCACGGGGCCGATACGCACTTCGAGGATCCGCTCGCGCATCTCGCGGTGTCGCTGGACGCGCAGCGGGCCGTGCAGGTGGCCTGTCATGAGCTGGCGCACGAGTACGCGGACGGGAAGTGGGTCGCCCTGGGCGGCGGCGGGTACGCGGTGGTGGACGTGGTGCCGCGGTCGTGGACGCACCTGGTGGGGATCGCCGCCGGGCGGGAGATCGCTCCTGGGACGGTGATTCCCGAGGGCTGGCGGCAGGAGGTGTTCGCCCGCACCCGGCAGTTGGCTCCGCAGCGGATGACCGATGGCCGGTGGCCGGTGTCCTTCGCGTCCTGGGAGTCGGGCTACGACCCTGCCGACCGGCTCGACCAGGCTTTGCTGGCCACTCGGCGGGCCGCGTTTCCGCTGCGGGGCTTGCTGCCGTGA
- a CDS encoding phosphatase — translation MLTADALRAHLLAVRLAGEVATSREESLRSYRLFAARDPRVLIGIDPEWSWGQRDLLALMSQKCGVSADPRHTSGLDVIDPELTLAALDAFAERIRSAARRGAPVLLGTGHPHRLLGFYGGLADALSAVGCEVLTPAQGRCVDILTRFGLRTYHLDYVRGVALVREPGVERPGCEPGVHSHSPLPVRVALAAAAEVGGPLPELVIGDHGWVCGAGQLGFEAIGLADTDDPALFVGEAEGVVSVAVPVDDAVRSAYYRPLTRYVLNRACLSQ, via the coding sequence GTGTTGACCGCCGATGCCCTCCGTGCGCATCTGCTGGCTGTCCGGCTCGCCGGGGAGGTGGCGACTTCTCGGGAGGAGAGTCTTCGTAGTTATCGGCTGTTCGCGGCTCGGGATCCGCGGGTGTTGATCGGGATTGATCCCGAGTGGAGCTGGGGGCAGCGCGATTTGCTTGCGTTGATGTCGCAGAAGTGTGGGGTTTCGGCCGATCCTCGGCACACTTCAGGGCTGGACGTGATCGACCCGGAGCTGACGCTGGCCGCGCTGGACGCGTTCGCGGAGCGGATCCGGAGTGCGGCCCGGCGGGGTGCGCCCGTGCTGCTCGGCACCGGGCATCCGCACCGGTTGCTCGGGTTCTACGGCGGCTTGGCGGACGCGCTGTCGGCGGTGGGGTGTGAGGTGCTCACCCCGGCGCAGGGTCGCTGTGTCGACATATTGACCCGGTTCGGTCTACGCACGTACCACCTCGACTACGTTCGAGGTGTTGCCTTGGTGCGGGAACCAGGGGTCGAGCGCCCCGGTTGTGAGCCGGGTGTCCACAGCCATTCGCCGCTGCCGGTTCGGGTCGCTCTGGCGGCCGCGGCCGAGGTCGGCGGGCCTTTGCCGGAGCTGGTGATCGGTGACCACGGCTGGGTCTGCGGCGCAGGTCAGCTGGGGTTCGAGGCGATCGGGCTGGCAGATACGGATGATCCCGCGCTGTTCGTGGGGGAGGCGGAGGGGGTCGTGTCCGTCGCCGTTCCGGTTGATGATGCCGTGCGGTCTGCTTACTACCGGCCGCTGACCCGCTACGTACTCAATCGAGCGTGTCTGTCACAGTAG
- a CDS encoding helix-turn-helix domain-containing protein, which yields MAAGERPLNEVVFLTVAEVAAVMRVSKMTVYRLVHSGHLPAIRVGRSFRVPEQAVHEYLRESYVGVETA from the coding sequence ATGGCTGCTGGCGAGAGGCCTCTGAACGAGGTTGTGTTCCTTACCGTGGCGGAGGTTGCCGCGGTGATGCGAGTGTCGAAGATGACCGTGTACCGGCTGGTGCACAGCGGTCATCTGCCCGCGATCCGGGTGGGGCGGTCCTTCCGTGTCCCCGAGCAAGCGGTACACGAGTACCTTCGCGAGAGTTATGTGGGGGTGGAGACGGCCTGA
- a CDS encoding 30S ribosomal protein bS22 produces the protein MGSVIKKRRKRMAKKKHRKLLKRTRVQRRNKK, from the coding sequence GTGGGCTCTGTTATCAAGAAGCGGCGCAAGCGGATGGCCAAGAAGAAGCACCGCAAGCTGCTGAAGCGCACGCGCGTTCAGCGCCGCAACAAGAAGTAA
- a CDS encoding NAD-dependent epimerase/dehydratase family protein translates to MGKVVLVTGVARQLGGRFVRRIQRDPEVDRVIAVDAVPPAHHLGGADFIQADIRQPTIARVLAETGADTVVHLDVTGTALGGGSRATVKETNVIGTMQLLGACQKSPTVRRLVVKSSTNVYGSAPRDPAVFTETTPPKSLPSGGFAKDTVEVEGYVRGFARRRPDVAVCVLRFANILGPTADTPLASYFALPVLPTVFGYDPRLQFVHEDDVIEVLRIASHEPRRGTLNSGTFNIAGDGVLLLSQCSRRLGRPTVSLLLPAVTWTGSLVRTLGMTDFSPEQIRLLTHGRVVATDQMRETLGFAPKYTTAETFADFARSEGPGLLPPEALAGAVDRIAALAARSGGHLPTHSAN, encoded by the coding sequence TTGGGGAAGGTCGTGCTCGTCACCGGAGTGGCCCGGCAACTGGGCGGCCGGTTCGTGCGGCGGATCCAGCGGGACCCGGAGGTCGACCGGGTGATCGCCGTGGACGCGGTGCCTCCGGCGCACCATCTGGGCGGGGCCGACTTCATCCAGGCCGACATCCGCCAGCCCACCATCGCCCGGGTGCTCGCCGAGACGGGCGCCGACACGGTCGTCCACCTGGATGTGACTGGTACCGCGCTGGGCGGCGGCAGCCGGGCCACGGTCAAGGAGACCAATGTCATCGGCACCATGCAGCTGCTCGGCGCCTGCCAGAAGTCGCCGACCGTGCGGCGGCTGGTGGTGAAGTCCAGTACGAACGTCTATGGATCCGCGCCGCGGGATCCCGCCGTGTTCACCGAGACGACCCCGCCCAAGTCGCTGCCCAGCGGCGGCTTCGCGAAGGACACGGTGGAGGTCGAGGGGTATGTGCGCGGGTTCGCCCGGCGGCGGCCCGACGTCGCCGTGTGCGTGCTGCGTTTCGCCAACATCCTCGGGCCGACCGCGGACACCCCGCTCGCCTCGTACTTCGCGCTGCCCGTCCTGCCGACCGTGTTCGGCTACGACCCCCGGCTGCAGTTCGTGCACGAGGACGACGTCATCGAGGTGTTGCGGATCGCCTCGCACGAGCCGCGCCGGGGCACCCTCAACAGCGGCACCTTCAACATCGCCGGGGACGGCGTCCTGCTGCTCTCGCAGTGCTCGCGGCGGCTCGGGCGGCCCACCGTGTCGCTGCTGCTGCCGGCGGTCACCTGGACCGGTTCCCTGGTGCGTACGCTGGGCATGACGGACTTCTCCCCGGAGCAGATCCGGCTGCTCACGCACGGCCGGGTGGTGGCCACGGACCAGATGCGCGAGACGCTGGGATTCGCGCCCAAATACACGACGGCGGAGACGTTCGCGGACTTCGCGCGCAGCGAGGGACCAGGGTTGCTGCCGCCGGAGGCCCTCGCGGGGGCCGTGGACCGGATCGCCGCGCTCGCCGCGAGGAGCGGCGGGCACCTCCCGACGCACAGCGCCAACTGA
- a CDS encoding lysophospholipid acyltransferase family protein codes for MADAKVIPFDDDRSRGGAVQRPSRRRSAASRRAPAPGEPAPVGEVQPLPTRAAPQDDVPVTREEQPLDEPQGGGLERRIAGGLAFLRRRLTGDYEVDDFGYDEELTDQVLMSLLRPVYEKYFRVEVKGIENIPAEGGALIVANHSGTLPLDGLMMQVAVHDQHLADRHLRLLAADLVFVLPVVNELARKLGHTLACAEDAERLLGQGELVGVMPEGFKGIGKPFSERYKLQRFGRGGFVSTALRKGAPIIPCAIVGAEEIYPMIGNSKTLARVLGFPYFPLTPTFPWLGPLGAIPLPTKWTIQFGEPIPTDGYPPEAAEDPMLMFNLTDQVREQIQHTLYKLLVQRRSVFF; via the coding sequence ATGGCTGACGCCAAGGTCATTCCGTTCGACGACGACCGGTCCCGCGGGGGTGCCGTGCAGCGACCGTCGCGGCGCCGGAGCGCGGCGAGCCGGCGCGCCCCCGCGCCGGGCGAGCCCGCGCCGGTCGGCGAGGTCCAGCCCCTGCCCACCAGGGCCGCCCCGCAGGATGATGTCCCGGTGACCCGGGAGGAACAGCCACTCGATGAGCCGCAGGGCGGCGGCCTCGAACGGCGCATCGCGGGCGGCCTGGCCTTCCTGCGCCGCCGCCTCACCGGGGACTACGAGGTCGACGACTTCGGCTACGACGAGGAGCTCACCGACCAGGTCCTGATGTCGCTGCTGCGGCCGGTGTACGAGAAGTACTTCCGTGTCGAGGTGAAGGGCATCGAGAACATCCCGGCCGAGGGCGGGGCACTGATCGTCGCCAACCACTCCGGGACGCTGCCGCTGGACGGCCTGATGATGCAGGTCGCCGTGCACGACCAGCACCTCGCCGACCGCCATCTGCGACTCCTCGCGGCCGACCTCGTCTTCGTCCTCCCGGTGGTCAACGAACTCGCCCGCAAGCTGGGACACACCCTCGCCTGCGCGGAGGACGCCGAACGGCTGCTGGGACAGGGCGAGCTGGTCGGGGTGATGCCGGAGGGTTTCAAGGGCATCGGGAAGCCGTTCAGCGAGCGCTACAAGCTCCAGCGGTTCGGCCGGGGCGGTTTCGTCTCCACGGCACTGCGCAAGGGCGCGCCGATCATCCCCTGCGCGATCGTCGGGGCCGAGGAGATCTACCCGATGATCGGCAACTCCAAGACGCTCGCCCGGGTGCTGGGATTCCCGTACTTCCCGCTGACGCCCACGTTCCCGTGGCTCGGGCCGCTCGGGGCGATCCCGCTCCCCACCAAGTGGACGATCCAGTTCGGCGAGCCGATCCCGACGGACGGCTATCCGCCGGAGGCCGCCGAGGACCCGATGCTGATGTTCAACCTGACCGACCAGGTCAGGGAGCAGATCCAGCACACGCTGTACAAGTTGCTGGTGCAGCGGAGATCGGTGTTCTTCTGA
- a CDS encoding DUF5667 domain-containing protein, producing MIANVSAHRRASAFAQALEEQSGRDTAAEQTAAPAESPPTAEEHTEQGRLLAVASDLGALPRPQLDPEVKAVQRAQLVAAMEAMLQEGTAGGAADTSLPGQRARGRGAHRASPLGKLRPRSRLTKGLAAGGLSVGVAAGAFGGVAAASSDALPGDSLYGLKRGIEDFRLNYLSDGDDQRGQTYLDQASTRLSEARRLMERGRGGQLDHESIGEIRRTLSGMQHDVTEGHRLLHAAYERDPGSLGPIQVLSSFSRSHREAWSALSNKLPVQLGDVKQQVSSVFDAIDQEVAPLQSLLPQQPAQTGDSRRHGSGSASTRSSGPHHSTTPSAGGTPSAGRHTGSGSPSGSATGDSGGGLIGGNTGGLLDPPKIGSESGSPPTSKPPTTAPDVTLPPLLPGLLPGLGINSDEAN from the coding sequence GTGATCGCGAACGTATCGGCGCACCGGCGGGCGAGCGCCTTCGCCCAGGCTCTGGAGGAGCAGTCCGGCCGGGACACGGCGGCCGAGCAGACCGCAGCACCGGCGGAATCACCGCCGACCGCCGAGGAACACACCGAACAAGGCCGCTTGTTGGCCGTCGCTTCGGATCTCGGCGCGCTGCCCAGGCCACAGCTCGACCCCGAGGTCAAAGCCGTCCAGCGTGCTCAGCTGGTGGCCGCGATGGAGGCCATGCTCCAGGAGGGCACCGCGGGCGGGGCGGCGGACACATCGCTGCCCGGCCAGCGGGCGAGAGGCCGGGGTGCGCACCGGGCGAGCCCGCTGGGCAAACTGCGGCCGCGTTCCCGGCTGACCAAGGGGCTGGCCGCGGGCGGGCTCAGCGTCGGTGTGGCCGCCGGGGCCTTCGGCGGGGTCGCCGCCGCCAGCTCCGACGCCCTGCCCGGCGACTCGCTGTACGGCCTCAAGCGCGGCATCGAGGACTTCAGGCTCAACTACCTGAGCGATGGCGACGACCAGCGCGGCCAGACCTACCTCGATCAGGCCTCCACCCGGCTGAGCGAGGCCCGTCGGCTAATGGAGCGCGGCCGCGGCGGCCAGCTCGACCACGAGTCCATCGGCGAGATCCGCCGCACCCTGTCCGGCATGCAGCACGACGTGACCGAAGGCCACCGCCTGCTGCACGCGGCCTATGAGCGCGACCCCGGATCCCTGGGCCCCATCCAGGTCCTCTCCAGCTTCTCCCGGTCCCACCGGGAGGCCTGGAGCGCGCTCAGCAACAAGCTGCCCGTACAGCTCGGAGACGTCAAACAGCAGGTCTCGTCGGTCTTCGACGCCATAGACCAAGAGGTCGCCCCGCTGCAGTCGCTGCTTCCGCAGCAGCCCGCCCAGACGGGCGACAGCAGGCGGCACGGCTCCGGCTCGGCATCCACCCGTTCCTCCGGCCCCCACCACTCGACCACGCCCAGCGCCGGCGGCACGCCGTCCGCCGGCAGACACACGGGCTCCGGCAGTCCCAGCGGCTCGGCCACCGGCGACAGCGGGGGCGGCCTGATCGGAGGCAACACGGGCGGTCTGCTCGACCCGCCGAAGATCGGCTCCGAAAGCGGCTCCCCGCCCACCAGCAAGCCGCCCACGACCGCGCCGGACGTCACCCTCCCACCGCTCCTCCCGGGCCTGCTGCCCGGCCTGGGCATCAACAGCGACGAGGCGAACTAG
- a CDS encoding ECF subfamily RNA polymerase sigma factor, BldN family, whose amino-acid sequence MYPHVGVDASGLATLRATVATVKETLRGFVPTAYAVPAFAAAAPLGPCYALAEGSAAVGRRGRAPGAATARRPAADSDSARMMDLVERAQSGEAEAFGRLYDQYSDTVYRYIYYRVGGKATAEDLTSETFLRALRRIGTFTWQGRDFGAWLVTIARNLVADHFKSSRFRLEVTTGEMLDANEVERSPEDSVLESLSNAALLDAVRRLNPQQQECVTLRFLQGLSVAETARVMGKNEGAIKTLQYRAVRTLARLLPDDAR is encoded by the coding sequence GTGTACCCACACGTCGGGGTTGACGCCTCGGGCCTGGCTACGCTGCGCGCAACAGTCGCAACGGTCAAAGAGACGCTGCGCGGCTTCGTCCCCACCGCGTACGCCGTCCCCGCCTTCGCCGCCGCCGCGCCCCTAGGCCCGTGCTACGCACTGGCCGAGGGCAGCGCAGCCGTCGGCAGACGCGGCCGCGCGCCCGGCGCGGCCACCGCCCGTCGGCCTGCCGCCGACAGTGACAGCGCCCGGATGATGGACCTCGTGGAGCGCGCCCAGTCCGGCGAGGCCGAGGCCTTCGGCCGCCTCTACGACCAGTACAGCGACACGGTGTACCGATACATCTATTACCGGGTGGGCGGTAAGGCGACCGCCGAGGACCTGACGAGTGAGACCTTTCTGCGGGCGCTCCGCAGGATCGGCACCTTCACCTGGCAGGGCCGCGACTTCGGCGCCTGGCTGGTGACGATCGCCCGGAACCTCGTCGCCGACCACTTCAAGTCCAGCCGCTTCCGGCTGGAGGTCACCACCGGCGAGATGCTCGACGCCAACGAGGTCGAGCGCTCCCCGGAGGATTCCGTCCTGGAGTCCCTCTCCAACGCCGCGCTGCTCGACGCCGTACGCCGGCTCAACCCCCAGCAGCAGGAGTGCGTGACACTCCGGTTCCTGCAGGGCCTCTCCGTCGCCGAGACCGCTCGTGTGATGGGCAAGAACGAGGGCGCCATCAAGACGCTCCAGTACCGGGCCGTGCGCACCCTCGCCCGACTTCTGCCGGACGACGCACGCTGA
- a CDS encoding HAD family hydrolase, which yields MAALGWLTPRRRSATARSVLAGEASAEAARKSSQEALEAQEAQETPDAADQEPQFPVVGDDKAAAFFDLDNTVMQGAALFHFGRGLYKRKFFETRDLARFAWQQAWFRLAGVEDPEHMQDARDSALSIVKGHRVAELETIGEEIYDEYMADRIWPGTRALAQAHLDAGQKVWLVTAAPVEIAQVIARRLGLTGALGTVAESVDGVYTGKLVGEPLHGPAKAEAVRALAAAEGLDLARCAAYSDSHNDIPMLSLVGHPYAINPDAKLRKHAREKDWRLRDYRTGRKAAKVGIPAAAGVGAVAGGTAAAIALSRRRR from the coding sequence ATGGCCGCTCTCGGATGGCTCACCCCCCGTAGGCGCTCCGCCACGGCGCGCAGCGTGTTGGCAGGCGAGGCCTCGGCGGAGGCTGCCCGCAAGTCCTCGCAGGAAGCACTGGAAGCCCAGGAAGCACAGGAGACCCCTGACGCCGCCGACCAGGAACCGCAGTTCCCCGTCGTCGGCGACGACAAGGCGGCCGCCTTCTTCGACCTCGACAACACCGTGATGCAGGGTGCCGCGCTGTTCCACTTCGGGCGGGGCCTGTACAAGCGGAAGTTCTTCGAGACCCGCGACCTCGCCAGATTCGCCTGGCAGCAGGCCTGGTTCCGGCTGGCCGGGGTCGAGGACCCCGAGCACATGCAGGACGCCCGCGACTCGGCCCTGTCCATCGTCAAGGGCCACCGGGTCGCCGAGCTGGAGACGATCGGCGAGGAGATCTACGACGAGTACATGGCCGACCGCATCTGGCCGGGCACCCGGGCGCTCGCCCAGGCCCATCTGGACGCGGGCCAGAAGGTGTGGCTGGTCACCGCCGCCCCGGTCGAGATCGCCCAGGTCATCGCCCGCCGCCTCGGTCTGACGGGCGCGCTCGGCACGGTGGCGGAGTCGGTCGACGGCGTCTACACGGGCAAGCTGGTCGGCGAGCCGCTGCACGGCCCGGCGAAGGCGGAGGCGGTACGGGCGCTGGCCGCGGCCGAGGGCTTGGACCTCGCCCGCTGCGCCGCCTACAGCGACAGCCACAACGACATCCCGATGCTCTCCCTGGTCGGCCACCCCTACGCGATCAACCCAGACGCCAAGCTCCGCAAACACGCCCGGGAAAAGGACTGGCGCCTACGGGACTACCGCACGGGCCGCAAGGCGGCCAAGGTGGGCATCCCGGCGGCGGCGGGCGTCGGCGCGGTCGCCGGTGGCACCGCGGCGGCGATCGCGCTGAGCCGGCGTCGTCGGTAG
- a CDS encoding glutaredoxin family protein yields MADMSPLFRRKAAPQERLVTLVRKPGCHLCDDAEAVIEKVCGELGVPWERKDITEDKELHDRYWEQIPVVLVDGRQHTFWRVDEGRLRKELTE; encoded by the coding sequence ATGGCCGACATGAGCCCCCTCTTCCGGCGTAAGGCCGCCCCGCAGGAGCGTTTGGTCACCCTCGTCCGCAAGCCCGGATGTCATCTGTGTGACGACGCCGAGGCCGTGATCGAAAAGGTCTGCGGCGAACTCGGTGTTCCCTGGGAGCGGAAGGACATCACCGAGGACAAGGAGCTGCACGACCGGTACTGGGAACAGATTCCGGTCGTCCTCGTCGACGGCAGGCAGCACACCTTCTGGCGGGTGGACGAGGGCCGCCTCCGCAAGGAACTGACCGAGTAG